The segment GTTGTTCTTTCACGGCAACGGCGAGATCGTCGAGGATTACCACGACCTGGGGGCCCTCTATACGCGCCTGGGCCTCAATTTCATGCCCGTGGATTACCGTGGATATGGACGGTCGACGGGGTCTCCAACGGTATCGGCCATGATGCGCGACTGCCATACCGTGTTCAAATACGCGTGCGAACGCCTTGCAGCCGCAGAACAAAGCGGTCCGCTCATCGTCATGGGCCGGTCGCTCGGCACCGCCCCGGCCATCGAGCTCGCCTTTGCTTACCCCGATCGCGTGCGGGGCCTTATCGTCGAAAGTGGTTTCGCACGGGTGATACCCCTTTTGCGATTGCTCGGCATTGACGCGACGCGCTACGGTATCACCGAGGAGGCCGTCTTCGACAACCCCCGCAAGATCGCCGCGTACACGGGGCCGACGCTCATCATTCACGCGGAACACGACCACATCATTCCCTTGGAAGACGGCGTTATGCTCTATTCGATGTGCCGATCGATGAACAAGCGTATGCTCGAAATTAAAAAGGCCGATCACAATTCGGTTTTCCAGTACGGTCTCAAGGACTATATGGAGGCGGTGGCGAGCCTGTCCGCGGACGCCGCGAAGGTATAGCTTCGGTCACGAAAGGCGACGGAGATCCTCCCGCGCGCCTTAATAACATACGGCAAACCGTTTCGTAAAGAAAATGATTGACTGTTGCCCGCCTGCGGAGTGTCATTTGTCTTCATGCGCCAGCGGAGCGTACGGGGCGCTTTCGCCCGGCCCGACAACAACGGAACACTGAATCCTGAATGGACCTTATCGTAAACGGAATCAAGGAGGCCTTCCGCCTCATCGTCACGCTCGATGCCGAGGTGATGAGCGTGACGCTTCTGTCGCTTCAGATATCCGGCAGCGCCACCCTGATCAGCCTGGTCATAGGAGTGAGTGCCGGAACAGCCGTCGCGCTCTCGGAGTTTCCCGGCAAACGACTGGTCGCGAGCGTCATCAACACCGGCATGGGGCTGCCCCCGGTGGTGGTGGGGCTGTTCGTCACGATTTTCATCTGGCGCAGCGGCCCGTTCGGATTTCTCGGCATACTGTACACGCCCGCGGCGATGGTGCTGGCACAGACGATCATCGCCACTCCGATCATAACAGGAATCAGCTTCGCCGCCATCCAGCACCTTCCCGAAAAGCTCAGGCTGCAGATACTCGCCCTCGGGGCGACCCGCACGCAGATGGTTTGGATGCTCATGCGCGAGGCGCGGCTTCCGCTCCTCGCGGCGGTGATGGCCGGTTTCGGCGGCGTGATATCGGAGATCGGCGCGTCGATGATGGTGGGGGGCAATATAAAGGGATACACGCGGGTGCTCACCACCGCCACCGTGATGGAAACCAGCCGGGGCAATTTCGACATCGCCATCGCCCTTGGAATCATACTGCTCATGCTCGCGTTCGCGATCAACTATATTCTCACCTCCATACAGCAGAAGGGCGGGCGATGAAGAGGCATGAATATCCCGTGCTCGAAGTGCGCGATCTGCGCGTCGTGCGCGGCGGCGCCGCCATCCTCGACGTGCCGGGGTTTACCCTCGCGGCCGGAGAGGTCGTCGCGGTGATCGGACCAAACGGCGCGGGGAAGACCACCCTGCTTTCGGCGGTTCTGGGCCTCCAGAAATCCTCCGGGGACGGCATGGTGGCGAGAGGCTCGCT is part of the Spirochaetota bacterium genome and harbors:
- a CDS encoding alpha/beta fold hydrolase, producing MKDVPGADYSRFDRPEILLYLFHPRAESGPGKGDGSFEELSIPVEGGERIGGRLYAAGVSSPTLLFFHGNGEIVEDYHDLGALYTRLGLNFMPVDYRGYGRSTGSPTVSAMMRDCHTVFKYACERLAAAEQSGPLIVMGRSLGTAPAIELAFAYPDRVRGLIVESGFARVIPLLRLLGIDATRYGITEEAVFDNPRKIAAYTGPTLIIHAEHDHIIPLEDGVMLYSMCRSMNKRMLEIKKADHNSVFQYGLKDYMEAVASLSADAAKV
- a CDS encoding ABC transporter permease produces the protein MDLIVNGIKEAFRLIVTLDAEVMSVTLLSLQISGSATLISLVIGVSAGTAVALSEFPGKRLVASVINTGMGLPPVVVGLFVTIFIWRSGPFGFLGILYTPAAMVLAQTIIATPIITGISFAAIQHLPEKLRLQILALGATRTQMVWMLMREARLPLLAAVMAGFGGVISEIGASMMVGGNIKGYTRVLTTATVMETSRGNFDIAIALGIILLMLAFAINYILTSIQQKGGR